Within the Salvia hispanica cultivar TCC Black 2014 chromosome 4, UniMelb_Shisp_WGS_1.0, whole genome shotgun sequence genome, the region tggccctaatttggtctctagttcggtctttaagggtatttgtggttaataggactctatgtagatatatatatatagggttgcgttagtgtgctaactaatttacagtaataactaataactttcaatattgtgcattaaaattatcaacacagagacataattatatcaatacaacatgtaaatttaaaatgtcaacacaaagacataaatttatcagcacaagaagattgataaatttgcGCTAGTGcgctaactaatttacagtaataactaataactttcaattccgtgtattaaaaatatcaacacaaagacataattatatcaatacaacatgtaaaatttaaatatgaacacaaagacataagtttatcaacacaagaagattgataaatttatgtctctatgttgatatttttaacatacaacattgatattagttattagttattactgtaaattagttagtattttACGTggcctacttaccatttattgtaaaaatgaaaaaaagttaatttaatTGGCGTTTTTGGAAACATCAATTCAACTAGTGCctttaaaaatgtcaattcaGTTGGtgctttaaaataaaacatgttgAGTAAATTAATGTAAACATTGTCTTAGCGCAAGTGGTTTGCATGTTAAgactaatttatataaatttaaagtccCTTTTATAAAATCTTTGTTCAAAactcatttcaaatttaaattttgttataggAAGCAACATTAAACTCTTATGAGATGTCTCATATTTTAAGGGGCTTACAAATTAGCacgataaaattatttatggtCCATCAATAGATACACTTAGCctaacaaatataaaaataagataaaataattgatcaaATCGGAAATGTCAATTTGAAGATCCAAAACATGTCATTCTATTCTTTTGTAAATTCATCGAACTAAAGTCTCTCTTGCTattcaaaacatttttaaatctGAGATGAAATTCTGCCACCCTATTGGGCCATTGGTTGTCGTTATTGCATTATGATTATATACAAGTGGCTTATAATTGGTAGGTACTATAATGCTAAATAATAAGAATGATTTGTTCATTTACATATGATTCACGTGGATGTCTAAGtcttattttcaatttgtaCATAAATATAAGTATTCTTATTGGTGTGCTACATGTATGCAAATCAATTGTCAAATTTACCCCGATcgatataattgaagaaaagGGCATAGAATAATATATAGGGTGAACTGTCTAATTGGGTCCTAGACTTTATGCTCTCACTTTTGCGGTATctgaacaaaaataatattaccaGCGGTACCCGGACTTGTAGTTATGCACGTTTGAAggttttttgtatttttcgaTACTTTTTCTGGACATTATAACCCTTGAAGGGGTGAAGGGCTAATTCGTCCGCACAATATCTTTCTTTGTCCACAAGCTGTAACTTGCGCAAACATCTTAATTTCCCAAGATTTGTCATTATGTCTTTGAAATACCTTGTTCCCCTTTTCACTATATATCagtcatcttcttccttttccTCTTTGAAAACGAAACGGGGTGTGGCTTGATAGGGAGGGTGAAATGGCTATAGCCTGTAATGGTATAGGCGGTGGAAATGGGTGAAGTGGAAGGGGGGGGGAGCTGTGTTTTGAGCTCCCGAAAATGAAGTGGTAGGAATGGGAATGTtggtcatttttttcaattgtgttTAGAAAGATAGGCGTACACTTCCTCTGAACATGAATTGATATTAAATCATTTCAAACTTGTCCAAAATCCACTCAAATCCAAATGCAGATGAAAAGACAACTGACTTGTGGACAAAAAAAGATATTGTATGGACGAATTAGCCCCTCACCCCTTTGAGGGTTATAATGTCCAGAAAAAGTATTGAAAAGTGCAAAAAACCTTCAAACGTGCATAACTACAAGTCCGGGTACCGctgatgatattatttttgttcagGCACCGCAAAAATGAGAGCATACAAATATAGGGCCCAATTAGGCAGTTCACTCTAATATGTATACAAATTTCCGCAAATTCGAAGTTAACTAttcaaaatagataaaattcaaTCCTAAACtcttaaaattatagtaggaAACACTAATTAATTCAGTCCAACTTTTCAAGCCAACAATTAACCTGTTCGACAAGAAATccatatttaatcaattatctTCAAATCGAAACTCCATTCGTTAATTAAATGCTAATCCTATAAATCAGGGAAAATGAATTAACCTAATCCAAACTTTACTGAAACAAGTTACCCATTTATCCAAACTTATTTGATGTAACAAacgatatttttatttaccattcaaatatgatataatgaaataaaacagaaaatgaaaataaaaataaaaataaagtatagaaaaattaatacgCTCACATCAACGTTTACatgtagtatttatttaatttttaacgaAATTTTACATTAGTgcttatgtatatatacattgggtattgataaaatataaaatttaaattctctGACTGGattgttaaaaaatatcaacagaagataaaatgataccaacagaaaatgtcaacacattatCAGCACAACATCAAGACACTgtattcacatttttattactattattttgtttatctattaatattttttaagcaTCTAAATCATAGTTTGAATTTTAACGTTTTATCATTACACATTAATTATCGCTGgcctttttataaataaacctGCTAATCATATCATAAACAATCAACTGGATAAGAATAacgataataaaataatgttttcaAAAACGGAAATACAGGTATACTAAAACTCATAATTATATCGTTGTATCCCAATCCAACCAATTATCCAGAAGAgaaacatataatttaattaagtggaTAAAACAAATAAGTCTGACTCAATTcataatgaataaatttttcttCAGTCATAAAAAGGAATAGGAAAAATAAGTTGTTGTGGCTTTCCACCCTTTACGTGCAACACAAGCCAATTAAATAATCACCCTCCGAATTGGCATgccattattttaattaattagtggatTAACCATCATTTTCGCCACCCAATCAATTAACaaccataattaaattaaataaattcaacaataaataatcatgtttttttcttaTCCAAACCAACTTAACACTAAAAATTCCTCCAACCACCATCCATCCCTATATAAACTCTCCTCACTTTCACTTTCTCCCAATCTCATTTCCTCTCTTAAATCCACACACTCCAACGTGCAATTACACACAGTTACATACCTATATAGTTTCCCCCTTTCTCTCGATTGAGATCAAATCAGCAATGGCGAATTCAGGTGTGGGGCAGGGGCTGGTGGTGAGCTTCGGCGAGATGCTGATCGATTTCGTTCCGACGGTTTCCGGCGTGTCGCTGGCGGAGGCGCCGGGGTTCCTGAAGGCGGCTGGCGGCGCTCCGGCGAACGTCGCGATCGCGATCAGCAGGCTAGGCGGGAAGGCGGCGTTCGTCGGAAAGCTCGGCGATGATGAGTTCGGGCAAATGCTCGCCGGAATCCTGAAGGAGAACAACGTGTGCGCCGAGGGGATCAATTTCGACAAGGGCGCGCGCACCGCCCTCGCCTTCGTGACGCTTCGCAACGACGGAGAGCGTGAGTTTATGTTTTACAGGAATCCCAGCGCTGACATGCTCCTCAAGCCGGAGGAGTTGAATCTCAATCTCATTAAATCTGTGAGTTGAATCTCAATCTCATCATCATCTGATTTATTGGATCGTCATTATTGTTTGGATTAATTGAGCAATTTTTGTTTgctgaatttgaatttgattgaaaatggCGGTTGGGTGAATCTCACGCGCATCAGATTTTCCTTTGCtgtggagtataattttgacTCGAAATATTACCTAATTGTTTCATAATTGGTTGGATTAGCTATTGACATTGAATCTGGGCCCACAATTGGTTGCCGATACGagatcattttcatttgctaTGCGGTGAAATTTATTTAGGTGTCAATTTAGCACTGTGGTTTAGATAAGATAATATtaagatataatttaaaattaagacgttagattattttatttagatggAATTAGTCATGATAACTATCACATAATTATGGATTGAGATATCTTATGAACCAAGCACATCACATATATAATCTcgagatacaatcttgcaaatcgAACAGCCCTACTCTCGTtgtcccctaaaaatagatATTCATTCTTTTTAGTCTGTTGCTTAAAAATAGATGCTTTCttgtttagaaaaaaataaatttttctaTAGTAAGATGAgattcatttttcactaactcacttttttcttctcttactttaccaattttgtattaaaactaattccatttcaaatatatctatatttcagggacaaatattttttcatttaaagtacaaaataaaaatctacgACTACTAGTACTTAGTTTTGTAAATGAAATTAGCTTAATCTTCTGACCTCGATCTGATTTATCTGCAAAAAGAAATGTACTACGATGGATACGAGTAACAATATGTAGAGTAATGTGATTAGGATAGCTCTTTCTCACCCACAAAAttggaacaagaaaataagGAACTACTACTAATTTGTCTTCATCTGTGCTTTGTTGAAATCTGAAAAAATCTGATTCCAATGATATAGATAAGCACCGACttcatttgtaatttttctGGAATCTACATATATATGGGACATCAGAATATTGGTGAAGCATTTGTCCTTGCATAGAAAGGGAAATAGTATAGGAAAAAAATGTGGGGAGTGGTGCTATATTCCAGCAATTAGGCCGCCTAATTCTAGCACAATTTGATTTACAAGTCATTTATTGATGCAATGGCTAATTAATTGTAGTACTAATTATTTGTTGAGGGCAGGGCAAGATTTTCCACTATGGATCAATCAGCTTGATTGTGGAGCCATGTAGATCAGCCCACATGAAGGCCATGGATGAGGCTAAGAAAGCTGGGGCATTGCTGTCATATGATCCCAACCTCCGCCTTCCCCTGTGGCCGTCTCCCGAGTACGCCAAGGAGCAGATCTTGAGCATCTGGAACAAGGCGGACCTGATCAAGGTCAGCGACAACGAGCTCGAATTCCTCACCGGGAGCAGCAAGGTTGATGATGAAACTGCAATGTCCTTGTGGCACCCCAACTTGAAGCTCCTCTTGGTCACACTCGGCGAAAAGGGATGCAATTACTATGGCAAGGTAGGCTACCATTCAATTAGAAAATCAATGGCGCGAGTGGAATCATCTGACCTAAAATGTGTGTTGTCGTTTGTTGGAATTTAGAACTTCAAAGGACATGTGGCCGGCTATGGTGTGCACGCAGTTGACACCACCGGGGCAGGTGATTCTTTCGTGGGAGCCCTCCTCGCGAAGATTGTTGATGACCTTTCCATCATCCAGGTAAAATCCGCGCTACTATGAATTCCATCTTATGCATGTACGATTGTACGACTATAAAAGCTTTTCTTCCCTCGTGTAGGATGAGGCCAAGTTGAAGGAAGTGTTGAAATACGCCTGTGCCTGCGGCGCCATAACCACGACCCAGAAGGGCGCCATCCCTGCTCTGCCTACCCCTGCCGCCGTGCTTCAACTTCTCAAAACCGGAGCAAAATAGGCACACCGTTTGAGTATATTACAGTTTCATTTTGGTTTATTAAGAGTTTTGAAATTGGTTTAACTATgaaccctttttttttctttctcttttgcaTTTCTCTGTATTTTTTCTTGAGTTTATATTTCAATGATTTCACACAAATGCTGCTGAGGCATTTCTAAATTGTGAGTTACtagtttcataaaaaataaaagtggcAGCACATACATTTTTATGCGAATTACTTTCACCTAAACAATGTGCATCATTCATCGTTTGATGTTTACTCAACCATTTCTTTGATTACAAAAAAACATTAACTGACCATCACTATATCTAATTAAAggaaaaacatgaaaaaagtcatcaaatatataaaccAAACATCACCAAATCAGAAACTATACAAGTCAAGTGATTATATGAACAACAGCTTACTAAATCATTTAGGGCATGTTTGGTTGCCAGGATTCTGTCTGgaaaagtaatctgattccttaaattttaaattcttgtgtttgtttcagtttttaatcaaactgggaaagtaatcagaatccgagaacaaggaaagttagtacaattttccaggattctgaatcctaGCTTTTCTtagttattctttttcccagttttaggattcttacatatattttagaaaataaataactatgattaaatttatcataattataacttattttataataattcataataataattaataatttataaaataattaaaatataattatataatataaatcgtatgataaataattattattatttttataaattaataattaatcaataaagttatagtatgataaataattattattatttttataaattaataattaatcaataaagttatagtgtaattttcatttattaaatttattcacttGTAACATcctcaaatattataattataatactaattattattattattattataataataaatgagtataatatttcaaactataattatatgtattattttatattatgatagataatccatatttaaactatgtaataataaatataataatataattattattatttgtaattaatagtttattaagaattttatattattattcttttttataaataaaaaataataagtataattttagtttggtgtttaaattaaatataaatttaaaatcttgatattttccaaacacaggaaagtaaagttactaggaatcatattcccgggattcattttcctaggaatcattttccttgccaactttactttcccgtcaaccaaacatggccttaaTGCTATATCAAATAAGCTCGTTAGTTTCATTGTTCCGTCTCAACGATATTAATTTTGCTCGGATCTGAAGGTTAGTTTTCCCCAGTTGCAAAAACGAAGTTGAAGATTGTTCTAACAGCTGCACGagaaaatactagtagtactaatgCATGGACTAATagtacaaaacaaaacttccATGTAAGATTTGCTCTNNNNNNNNNNNNNNNNNNNNNNNNNNNNNNNNNNNNNNNNNNNNNNNNNNNNNNNNNNNNNNNNNNNNNNNNNNNNNNNNNNNNNNNNNNNNNNNNNNNNGGATCTGAAGGTTAGTTTTCCCCAGTTGCAAAAACGAAGTTGAAGATTGTTCTAACAGCTGCACGagaaaatactagtagtactaatgCATGGACTAATagtacaaaacaaaacttccATGTAAGATTTGCTCTAGATATATCTAGAGTCCTATTAACCACAAATTCAcccttaaagaccgaactagagaccaaattagcgccactcatttttcttaatcttatggttatgattaatttataattaatttaatattttattaaataaaaacgtttttttttagattttttaaaaaaaataaattttttttaattttttttaattttttttaattttttttaaaaaaattaattttttttttaatattacttcattctgttagtTTATTGCTTCATTTGTTCAtgctattactttattctgttagtttattacttcattccgttagtttattacttcattcatgttattacttcattcagtcatgttattacttcattccattagtttacttcataatgtgttatgacataattatctttcagttggatttagggttattacttcattccgttagtttatcacttcattcagtcatgttattacttcattctattagtttagtacttcattctcgttagtttattactttattcagtcatgctattacttcattccgttagtttattacttcattcagttatgttattacttcatttcattattttattacttcatttcattagtttattacttcattttattagtttattaacttcataatgtgttatgacataattatctttcagttgaagtaaattcagtatataatgaatgcgaaaaattacttcataacatacattcatttagttcattatataGTGAAtattgttcattatttacttcagaaagtttttatcgaataaaaaaaaatttacaaaaatttttaaaaaaaattgaaaacatttttatttaataaaatattaaattaattctaaattaatcataatcataagataaagaaaaatgagtgacccaaatttggtctctagttcggtctttaagaagggttcgacattgatcacaactctatctttcaatatttaatcaaatacaaaAGCTAGTAAACTTTGCTAGAaccagtgttttaaaaaccggaccggacCGGCCGGTTCGACTGGTTGGACCACGAACCGGTAAGTAGTAACACCACATTTACCACTCCACCACAATGCTTTGAGTGATATGATATGAACATTaaccaaatttttatattaaacatgataaatttttatttacactAACTTATaatccaaatttaataaataattattaattatattatctataactatatttagcactcactaaattttaatattatttatacataATAAGTTATACATAaggtttaatatttttatatattattaattgcattttgttgtttattgaATCTTAATGTATATAGTAtgcatttacattttatatatatgttatattatttcttcaaataaaacatattttgaaaaaaaaattgaattttatttgtttttatcataaaatatcaacaaaatcttagtgtatttaaaatatattttattataaaaaatattagtataaatttaatattcaatatattttactactattctttgtgtaatatatttttatataagtataCATGATGTTAAACGTGTTTtagtgataaattattaattacatttattattcattatttaatatatattttatatattatatatttaattatatatgtttataataatattctggTCGACCAGTGGTTCGACCAGTAAACCGGTTGAACCAGTGAACCGGTAACGACGTCGGTTCGCCGGccggtccgatttttaaaacattggctAGAACTTAATAGCTTGATGTTGAATACTCAATGTGTTACTCCATTCACCTGAAATAGTCATCCATTGATAGACATGCTAAGCAGATCACAGATCAAGCTGATACAACACTGCAAGATATATTTATGGTATATAACCCTTTACATTAATGGAGtgaaaactaatttaaaattttatataaatatattgagagTCATCAAATTACTCTAGCTCGATTTTTATTGAGCAGTTGGACTAGATGAATGGTAGTAGTTCGGATTAAATTTTGCATGAGGTCACTCagtgttaatttatttatgagaAATTAGAGTGGTGATTCGTTTATTACTAGTAGCAAATTGCAATAAAAGACATGTAGAGTTTGAAAATTGGTTGGCCAGAGTATAGAATAGAGTGATATAgaacaaaataatgtaaaatatttttaaagctTAAATCAAGTATAGAGTCTAATattcattttgaaataaattaaagcttAGTAACTAACTGATACAAATATCATAATCTAGTAATCTTTAAGAGTTGCCAATATTTAGCACAACACTTAAATCAGACGCGAACATgcacaaaattattaaaattgggTCAAACCGtgttagttttagttttacgagtgatattttctttgttcCAATCAGGTCAAAGAGGGGTTGTCTGTGTCGGAATGCCTTCCACATTGAGGATGCTCTTAGTTTTACAAGTGATATTCTCTTGGATGAATTTAACTCAATAGTTCTGGTCTTAGACAAGCCATATGGATCAGTCTTGATTTTTCTCTATGACAGGGTTGACATAAAATCTAACTCAACAACAAAATCTCAAAAGAATCAAGCAAAAGAACAGAAAAAAAAGGGTAGAAAACTtagacaaaaaacaaaaagatcaTCTCCTACAAAGATATAAAGTACTAACAAATGAtataagtgaaatatgagaaaaGGGGGTCACCAGAAACATCATTCAACTACATCAAACATGCAAGAAATCTCATTTACACACTACAAATATGCCTAACCAACTATATATGAGTTTTTGGTTTGAGAGTTAagacatatttttgtgatcaTCAAGATTTCAACCAAGATCAGGAACGGTGAAGAActcctcatcatcatcaggAACTTCTATTCTCGGCTTCTTGTGAGGACTGTACGATTTCGGTTGTCTGAAAGAGATCATGCTACTTAGCTGAGACGTCGGAAGCTGAGGCACCTCTGCTGCTGATAAAACCTCCGGACATACTTGCTCGCCAAAGTAGCTAATGTCCGTGAGCCAGTCGAGCTCAGTGAAGTCTGGCTGCTCCTTCTGATCAAGACAAACGTGAGCGATATGAGTGAAACAGGCGGTTTCTACATGAATGAATTAGTATTCTTGATATCTAGTGtgttatagtattaattaaaaatttatttttgagttgaATTTCTACAATAATCGCTAAGAAAAGTGGATATTCTTACCTTATCTGATGGAGAGTAGTCAGAAAACTGCAGCAGTTCATCAACACCCCACGACGAAGATGTGAGTCCAGAAACATGGAGTGGGGTGGATTTCTGACCAATTTGTTGTGAGATCGATTTTGGGGGCTTCGGGTCCAACTCACTCTTGACATCACCCTCGTTGCAAGCGTTTCCTAAAGCCACTCTGATCCCAGTTGCTAAGAAGCGTTGGTGGTTTGCAGCACGGCTGTTGGCTGAATGGATGGGCTCGTCGCAGTCCTTGCAGAAGAGGGCTCTGTCCTCGACACAGAATATGAAGGCCGGCTTGTCCTACATGTGGTCAAGCACAAGTGCAAGTTAGCATGTGGAGCAACAGAAAGGCCGTCTTTACAGAACACCGGATTgaaaacaaagataaaatagtagGACATATACAAAGCATTTCATTTGTATGAAGTAGTTAATCATGcttgttgataaaaaaaatagcttAATATCCAATTTTAAGGTATGATTCTTTGCAATACATTGATTACATCTTGAAGATCTGTgtaaaattttagattaatttgaaaacaccTCAAAAGTCTCCTTTTATCTTCACTTTGTAGTATTATCACATCATTTTAACAAAGCAAATCATATGCAAATCTGTGATTAGAGAAAAGATTATGGTGCACAAATTAAGGGCCATCAACTCATAGCTCCCACCTAATCAAACAAGCCAATCTTACAAATCAAACAACTAGTTAATCAAACTCAatctcataaatatataaacatagaGCTTTGTAGCTGCCACGTCATCACAAAACAGAATTGAAACCCTCAGCATCAAAATCATACAAATTAAAGCAAAAGGGATGAACTAATTAGTGcagaaaatcaagaattgcATACCTGGCAAATATCACAACGAGGGAGCTTGTTGGAGAGGCACTGAAGCAGAAGCCTCTGGTGCTTGCTAGCAAGCTTGTTCGCAGCGTGAACTTCGACGTCGCATTTCGCACACAGCGCCGCCTCGTCAGCGCAGCAGATCACCGTCGCCGGCGCCTTCTCACACACATCGCACTGAATCTTCATCTTCTCGTCTCTTCTCCGCTCAAAGATCAGATTTTTACAGCAACCCTTTTCACAATATGgaccaaaaacaaaatcccATATGCTCAAATCCCTCAAAATTGATTCTTTTGCAAAGAATTTCACTCACAAACCAGATATTTGATGAGGGGTCTTGTCAAAGGTCAAAAGGGTGTATTATCCAGCAAAAGATATTCCGATTGAAATCAAGAATTGAGACAAGGAAAAGCTCAAGTAACTGAActgtttttgaaaaaaaaggggaGAAACTGAGTTAAAAGGAAGAATCTTggaaggaagaagagaagccTTGTTGATTGGGGGAAAACTGAATTGGAAGATAAGGCTTTAGATTTCGCGTATCAAATGCTAGAACGTAGTTGAGACAGCGCGGCACTACGtcggaagagagagaaaatggacCTTTTGCATGTGTGGCTGTGAAAGAAGGATGATATTAGTGGCCTGAATtgattgatattattttaataaatttatggaaaatttattactttgTGATTCATTTGCATGGTCAATTAATTGATCAACCCTACTTGcacacatttatttatttgaaggAGACATGGGGAGACTTGGTTCAATCTAGATTGTAGGATTTGGATCTCTCAACTCTTTGGGGATGATGAGGATATGATATATTTTAGTTGGGTTTTTTTAGTCTAAAATTGTGGTTAAGTAAATTATGAACCACACAGTTGAAgatatttatttagaaaatgagaaaaataaaggatCTTTgtgttaatataaataaaaacttcaataaaaaaaataattgtcatAGAAATCCAATACTCCATTT harbors:
- the LOC125185617 gene encoding fructokinase-2-like, translated to MANSGVGQGLVVSFGEMLIDFVPTVSGVSLAEAPGFLKAAGGAPANVAIAISRLGGKAAFVGKLGDDEFGQMLAGILKENNVCAEGINFDKGARTALAFVTLRNDGEREFMFYRNPSADMLLKPEELNLNLIKSGKIFHYGSISLIVEPCRSAHMKAMDEAKKAGALLSYDPNLRLPLWPSPEYAKEQILSIWNKADLIKVSDNELEFLTGSSKVDDETAMSLWHPNLKLLLVTLGEKGCNYYGKNFKGHVAGYGVHAVDTTGAGDSFVGALLAKIVDDLSIIQDEAKLKEVLKYACACGAITTTQKGAIPALPTPAAVLQLLKTGAK
- the LOC125223597 gene encoding B-box zinc finger protein 24, with translation MKIQCDVCEKAPATVICCADEAALCAKCDVEVHAANKLASKHQRLLLQCLSNKLPRCDICQDKPAFIFCVEDRALFCKDCDEPIHSANSRAANHQRFLATGIRVALGNACNEGDVKSELDPKPPKSISQQIGQKSTPLHVSGLTSSSWGVDELLQFSDYSPSDKKEQPDFTELDWLTDISYFGEQVCPEVLSAAEVPQLPTSQLSSMISFRQPKSYSPHKKPRIEVPDDDEEFFTVPDLG